The Christiangramia flava JLT2011 genome has a segment encoding these proteins:
- the odhB gene encoding 2-oxoglutarate dehydrogenase complex dihydrolipoyllysine-residue succinyltransferase codes for MALEMKVPSPGESITEVEIAQWLVEDGDYVEKDQAIAEVDSDKATLELPAEASGIITLKAEEGDVVEVGEVVCLIDTEAEKPGGGDDKPAEKEEKERQDSKDSKADSEKAPAKTEEPSKSSTPAQKQDDTYATGSPSPAAKKILDEKGIAAKDVKGSGKDGRVTKEDAVQAKASMGTPGTGKRGESRKKMSMFRRKLSERLVSAKNDTAMLTTFNEVDMSAIFALRKKYKEEFKDKHGVSLGFMSFFTLAVVRALDEYPAVNSMIDGDYTISYDYKDISIAVSGPKGLTVPVIRNAENLSFRGVEAEVKRLALRARDGQITVDEMTGGTFTITNGGVFGSMLSTPIINPPQSAILGMHNIVERPVAIDGHVEIRPIMYVALSYDHRIIDGKESVGFLVAVKEAIENPEELLMDNDVKRALEL; via the coding sequence ATGGCCTTAGAAATGAAAGTTCCTTCTCCCGGGGAGTCCATCACTGAAGTAGAGATCGCTCAGTGGCTGGTAGAAGACGGGGATTATGTTGAAAAAGACCAGGCGATAGCCGAAGTAGATAGCGACAAAGCAACCCTTGAATTACCTGCGGAAGCCAGCGGAATCATAACCCTGAAAGCAGAAGAAGGTGACGTGGTGGAAGTTGGAGAAGTGGTGTGTTTGATCGATACGGAGGCTGAAAAGCCAGGAGGCGGTGACGACAAACCTGCGGAAAAAGAGGAAAAAGAAAGACAGGATTCCAAAGACAGCAAGGCAGATAGCGAAAAGGCTCCTGCTAAAACGGAAGAACCTTCGAAATCCAGCACTCCCGCTCAAAAGCAGGATGATACGTATGCCACCGGAAGTCCTTCTCCTGCTGCAAAAAAGATTCTTGATGAAAAAGGCATTGCAGCCAAGGATGTAAAAGGCAGTGGCAAAGATGGTAGGGTAACCAAGGAAGATGCTGTACAGGCTAAGGCTTCTATGGGAACTCCGGGTACAGGTAAGCGGGGCGAGTCTCGTAAAAAAATGTCCATGTTCCGTCGTAAACTTTCTGAACGTTTGGTAAGTGCCAAAAATGATACAGCGATGTTAACTACTTTCAATGAAGTAGACATGTCGGCCATTTTTGCGCTAAGGAAAAAATATAAAGAGGAATTTAAGGACAAGCACGGGGTGAGTTTAGGCTTTATGTCATTCTTTACGTTGGCTGTCGTTCGCGCGTTGGACGAATATCCTGCGGTAAATTCCATGATTGATGGTGATTATACCATCAGCTATGATTATAAAGATATCAGTATCGCGGTTTCTGGTCCAAAAGGACTGACGGTACCGGTGATCAGGAATGCTGAAAACCTTAGTTTCCGAGGAGTGGAAGCTGAAGTGAAAAGACTGGCGTTAAGAGCACGCGACGGGCAGATCACCGTAGATGAAATGACCGGTGGAACCTTTACCATTACCAATGGTGGAGTATTCGGTTCCATGCTTTCTACGCCAATTATCAACCCTCCACAGAGTGCGATTCTGGGAATGCACAATATCGTAGAAAGACCAGTGGCTATTGATGGCCATGTAGAAATTAGGCCGATCATGTACGTGGCACTTTCTTATGATCACAGGATCATCGACGGAAAGGAATCTGTTGGGTTCCTGGTAGCCGTGAAGGAAGCGATCGAAAATCCGGAAGAATTGTTGATGGATAATGATGTAAAAAGAGCGCTGGAACTTTAG